Proteins encoded by one window of Puntigrus tetrazona isolate hp1 chromosome 17, ASM1883169v1, whole genome shotgun sequence:
- the tmem260 gene encoding transmembrane protein 260 isoform X3 has translation MTAACELGVAHPPGYPLFTMLSSLMLSLLPLSSPAHSINVLCAVFGAGASGALCFTVCRIAGPGPGAVLAGGVFAVSRLVWQWSVVAEVFSLNNLFAGILFSLSACFHCAESVHQKKKFALWGALFCGLSLCNQHTLVLYVLVIIPWALLHLYTHNGLSIFGLVSLGTCFLAGFAPYIYLPISSYLNRARWSWGDQTSLQGLLTHLLRAEYGTFSLAKTDENLNLLKMLRAQWNHCVNDLTTPVLVLALLGILLSLWYRLQCVFVWLIVTMVSIYSVFFAWRANLNIEKPLLLGVVERFWLQADVGVCVLAGLGLSWAVCWLNGRLGWRTLWNTGAWILTAGLISHMISLNHKECDQSGNDVVDRFGREVVLSLPPSSLVLTRGDLPGNTLRYQHYCQGLRPDLSLVDQEMMTYSWYVAKLQKHLPGVTFPGHWWDPINTMEKKTFSIEQFLRHNMHRPVFVCIGLTEGDPSWERSFSRWPWGVCEQLVPVKTPFDPEKWAQKTHDLYNWSQPHDSFHPGSWERVANEEMWQARMKTAFFLFDLAENMEKEQQARLYELSYHLYCQIVDAEVDYPANWDKNLALAAERLLRSGGRGHGLDSLLSRSIRHFSRYLQREPTDPQSKAIRSIITHLKKEREKLRDRQKA, from the exons GATAGCCGGTCCTGGTCCAGGGGCTGTTCTGGCTGGTGGAGTTTTTGCAGTGTCCAGGCTGGTATGGCAGTGGTCGGTCGTGGCTGAAGTCTTTTCTCTCAACAACTTGTTTGCGGGCATCCTTTTCTCGCTATCGGCCTGCTTCCACTGTGCAGAGAGTGTTCATCAGAAGAAGAAG TTTGCTCTATGGGGGGCGCTCTTCTGTGGGCTGAGCCTGTGTAATCAGCACACACTGGTCTTGTATGTGCTCGTCATAATTCCCTGGGCCCTTCTGCACCTCTACACTCATAAT GGTTTGTCCATCTTTGGTCTGGTGTCTTTGGGGACGTGCTTCCTGGCTGGATTTGCGCCCTATATCTACTTGCCTATTTCCTCCTACCTCAACAGAGCTCGCTGGAGCTGGGGAGACCAGACGTCTCTCCAAGGCCTCCTCACACACCTGCTCCGAGCTGAATACGGCACCTTCAGCCTG GCGAAGACGGATGAAAACTTGAACCTCCTAAAAATGTTACG GGCTCAGTGGAATCACTGCGTGAATGATCTGACTACTCCAGTGCTAGTGCTGGCACTTCTAGGCATTTTACTGTCTTTGTGGTACAG ACTgcagtgtgtttttgtctggTTGATTGTCACTATGGTGAGCATCTACTCTGTGTTCTTTGCCTGGAGAGCAAACCTGAATATTGAGAAGCCTCTTCTGCTTGGAGTG GTGGAGCGCTTCTGGCTGCAAGCTGATGTCGGGGTGTGTGTTCTGGCCGGTCTGGGTCTGAGCTGGGCCGTGTGTTGGCTGAATGGGCGTCTGGGCTGGAGGACGCTGTGGAACACAGGAGCCTGGATACTCACCGCAGGCCTCATCTCACACATGATCAGCTTAAACCACAA AGAGTGTGATCAGAGTGGTAATGACGTAGTGGACAGGTTTGGCCGTGAGGTTGTGCTGTCATTACCCCCGAGCTCGTTGGTTCTGACTCGTGGTGATCTCCCAGGAAACACACTGCGCTACCAGCACTACTGCCAAGGTCTCCGGCCAGACCTCAGCCTTGTTGACCAGGAG ATGATGACGTATAGCTGGTATGTGGCAAAACTCCAGAAGCATTTACCTGGAGTCACGTTTCCCGGCCACTGGTGGGATCCAATCAACACCatggaaaagaaaacattcagcATTGAACAGTTTCTCAGGCACAATATGCA CAGGCCAGTGTTTGTATGTATTGGCCTAACTGAGGGTGACCCCAGCTGGGAGAGGAGTTTCTCTCGTTGGCCCTGGGGCGTCTGTGAGCAGTTAGTACCTGTCAAAACCCCATTTGACCCTGAAAAATGGGCCCAGAAAACACATGACCTTTACAACTGGAGCCAGCCACATGACAG CTTCCACCCTGGCTCTTGGGAGAGAGTTGCCAATGAAGAGATGTGGCAGGCCAG GATGAAGACTGCTTTTTTCCTGTTTGACCTAGCTGAGAACATGGAGAAGGAACAGCAGGCCCGTCTCTATGAGCTTTCTTACCAT CTGTATTGTCAGATAGTGGATGCTGAGGTAGACTACCCAGCAAACTGGGATAAGAACCTGGCTCTTGCTGCAGAGCGTCTCCTGCGATCAGGGGGCAGAGGTCATGGTCTAGATTCCCTCCTGAGTCGCAGCATTCGTCACTTCAGCCGCTACCTTCAGAGAGAACCCACCGATCCCCAGAGCAAAGCCATCCGCTCCATCATAACACATCTCAAGAAAGAGCGCGAGAAgctcagagacagacagaaggcTTGA
- the tmem260 gene encoding transmembrane protein 260 isoform X4, whose translation MLSSLMLSLLPLSSPAHSINVLCAVFGAGASGALCFTVCRIAGPGPGAVLAGGVFAVSRLVWQWSVVAEVFSLNNLFAGILFSLSACFHCAESVHQKKKFALWGALFCGLSLCNQHTLVLYVLVIIPWALLHLYTHNGLSIFGLVSLGTCFLAGFAPYIYLPISSYLNRARWSWGDQTSLQGLLTHLLRAEYGTFSLAKTDENLNLLKMLRAQWNHCVNDLTTPVLVLALLGILLSLWYRLQCVFVWLIVTMVSIYSVFFAWRANLNIEKPLLLGVVERFWLQADVGVCVLAGLGLSWAVCWLNGRLGWRTLWNTGAWILTAGLISHMISLNHKECDQSGNDVVDRFGREVVLSLPPSSLVLTRGDLPGNTLRYQHYCQGLRPDLSLVDQEMMTYSWYVAKLQKHLPGVTFPGHWWDPINTMEKKTFSIEQFLRHNMHRPVFVCIGLTEGDPSWERSFSRWPWGVCEQLVPVKTPFDPEKWAQKTHDLYNWSQPHDSFHPGSWERVANEEMWQARMKTAFFLFDLAENMEKEQQARLYELSYHLYCQIVDAEVDYPANWDKNLALAAERLLRSGGRGHGLDSLLSRSIRHFSRYLQREPTDPQSKAIRSIITHLKKEREKLRDRQKA comes from the exons GATAGCCGGTCCTGGTCCAGGGGCTGTTCTGGCTGGTGGAGTTTTTGCAGTGTCCAGGCTGGTATGGCAGTGGTCGGTCGTGGCTGAAGTCTTTTCTCTCAACAACTTGTTTGCGGGCATCCTTTTCTCGCTATCGGCCTGCTTCCACTGTGCAGAGAGTGTTCATCAGAAGAAGAAG TTTGCTCTATGGGGGGCGCTCTTCTGTGGGCTGAGCCTGTGTAATCAGCACACACTGGTCTTGTATGTGCTCGTCATAATTCCCTGGGCCCTTCTGCACCTCTACACTCATAAT GGTTTGTCCATCTTTGGTCTGGTGTCTTTGGGGACGTGCTTCCTGGCTGGATTTGCGCCCTATATCTACTTGCCTATTTCCTCCTACCTCAACAGAGCTCGCTGGAGCTGGGGAGACCAGACGTCTCTCCAAGGCCTCCTCACACACCTGCTCCGAGCTGAATACGGCACCTTCAGCCTG GCGAAGACGGATGAAAACTTGAACCTCCTAAAAATGTTACG GGCTCAGTGGAATCACTGCGTGAATGATCTGACTACTCCAGTGCTAGTGCTGGCACTTCTAGGCATTTTACTGTCTTTGTGGTACAG ACTgcagtgtgtttttgtctggTTGATTGTCACTATGGTGAGCATCTACTCTGTGTTCTTTGCCTGGAGAGCAAACCTGAATATTGAGAAGCCTCTTCTGCTTGGAGTG GTGGAGCGCTTCTGGCTGCAAGCTGATGTCGGGGTGTGTGTTCTGGCCGGTCTGGGTCTGAGCTGGGCCGTGTGTTGGCTGAATGGGCGTCTGGGCTGGAGGACGCTGTGGAACACAGGAGCCTGGATACTCACCGCAGGCCTCATCTCACACATGATCAGCTTAAACCACAA AGAGTGTGATCAGAGTGGTAATGACGTAGTGGACAGGTTTGGCCGTGAGGTTGTGCTGTCATTACCCCCGAGCTCGTTGGTTCTGACTCGTGGTGATCTCCCAGGAAACACACTGCGCTACCAGCACTACTGCCAAGGTCTCCGGCCAGACCTCAGCCTTGTTGACCAGGAG ATGATGACGTATAGCTGGTATGTGGCAAAACTCCAGAAGCATTTACCTGGAGTCACGTTTCCCGGCCACTGGTGGGATCCAATCAACACCatggaaaagaaaacattcagcATTGAACAGTTTCTCAGGCACAATATGCA CAGGCCAGTGTTTGTATGTATTGGCCTAACTGAGGGTGACCCCAGCTGGGAGAGGAGTTTCTCTCGTTGGCCCTGGGGCGTCTGTGAGCAGTTAGTACCTGTCAAAACCCCATTTGACCCTGAAAAATGGGCCCAGAAAACACATGACCTTTACAACTGGAGCCAGCCACATGACAG CTTCCACCCTGGCTCTTGGGAGAGAGTTGCCAATGAAGAGATGTGGCAGGCCAG GATGAAGACTGCTTTTTTCCTGTTTGACCTAGCTGAGAACATGGAGAAGGAACAGCAGGCCCGTCTCTATGAGCTTTCTTACCAT CTGTATTGTCAGATAGTGGATGCTGAGGTAGACTACCCAGCAAACTGGGATAAGAACCTGGCTCTTGCTGCAGAGCGTCTCCTGCGATCAGGGGGCAGAGGTCATGGTCTAGATTCCCTCCTGAGTCGCAGCATTCGTCACTTCAGCCGCTACCTTCAGAGAGAACCCACCGATCCCCAGAGCAAAGCCATCCGCTCCATCATAACACATCTCAAGAAAGAGCGCGAGAAgctcagagacagacagaaggcTTGA